From a region of the Vicia villosa cultivar HV-30 ecotype Madison, WI unplaced genomic scaffold, Vvil1.0 ctg.003310F_1_1, whole genome shotgun sequence genome:
- the LOC131640784 gene encoding FT-interacting protein 4-like, with amino-acid sequence MANQNQNLIQRKQREDFSLKETTPNINAGRVISGDRLPTAFDLVEQMQFLFARVVRAKDLPETGKSDTCNPFVEVKLGSFVGTTKVFEKNSNPEWNQVFAFSKERIQEQVLQIVVKEKDVPDALIGRVAFTISDIPMRFPPNSPLAPQWYKLENLSGVKLDQGELMVSVWMGTQADESFPDAWHSDATATSDENIAYTRSKVYISPRLWYLRVTVIQAQDLLLKNKSGNNGDIFIQGVLGNLALRSRPMRIHPNPIWNEDLMFVAAEPFDDSLLLSIEQGLGNSNKHESLGSCVIHLKDVERRIDATPTASVWYNLQKPKELEGDEDIKFSTKLNFRISLDGGYHVLDEATHYSSDLRPSSKYLNKPSIGVLELGILNAVGLSPMKKDRTDAYCVAKYGPKWVRTRTIVDSFSPRWNEQYTWEVYDPCTVITIVVFDNGNLHAGGKNGDGGVDKRIGKVRIRLSTLGSDRIYTHFYPLINLHTQGARKMGEIQLAVRFSCPSLLNVLQTYTQPLLPKMHYVCPLSMFQLDSLRNQAAAITIMRFRRAEPPLSKEVVEFMLDMRANVWSMRRGRAQFYRIASLLSGLVWFIKKFEEIRSWKSSFTTIASYIMFLFIIYKPGVILPFMFTILFFNGILNFRISGGNLQKRYDRLRGISGRVLAVMGDLATQGERVQALISWRDPRATALFLIFCVVAMILTFVISFRIIVFLSVTYVLRPPRFRFDLPAFPQNFLRRMPAKSDGML; translated from the exons ATGGCGAACCAGAATCAAAACCTGATCCAGCGGAAGCAACGTGAAGATTTTTCTTTGAAGGAGACAACACCTAACATCAATGCAGGAAGAGTGATAAGTGGTGACAGGCTTCCAACAGCATTTGATCTTGTTGAACAAATGCAGTTTCTTTTCGCACGGGTAGTGAGGGCGAAAGACTTACCGGAAACCGGTAAATCCGATACCTGCAACCCTTTCGTCGAAGTGAAATTAGGAAGTTTTGTAGGAACCACAAAGGTTTTTGAGAAAAATTCAAACCCGGAGTGGAACCAGGTTTTCGCTTTTTCTAAAGAGAGGATTCAAGAACAAGTTTTGCAGATTGTTGTGAAGGAGAAGGATGTTCCTGATGCGTTGATTGGTCGTGTCGCGTTCACGATTTCGGATATTCCTATGAGGTTTCCGCCTAATAGTCCTTTGGCGCCGCAGTGGTATAAGCTAGAGAATCTCAGTGGTGTGAAGCTTGATCAAGGAGAGTTAATGGTTTCTGTTTGGATGGGAACACAAGCTGATGAGAGTTTTCCTGATGCTTGGCATTCGGATGCTACTGCTACGAGTGACGAGAACATCGCGTACACTCGCTCGAAAGTGTATATCTCTCCGAGGCTTTGGTATCTTAGGGTGACTGTGATTCAAGCACAAGATTTGTTACTCAAGAACAAAAGTGGAAACAATGGTGACATATTTATTCAAGGTGTTCTTGGGAACTTGGCGTTGAGAAGCCGGCCGATGAGGATTCATCCGAATCCTATATGGAACGAGGATTTGATGTTTGTTGCAGCCGAGCCTTTCGATGATTCCTTGCTTTTGAGCATTGAGCAAGGTCTAGGAAACTCCAACAAGCATGAAAGTTTGGGCAGTTGTGTGATTCATCTTAAGGACGTGGAGAGAAGAATCGACGCAACTCCAACGGCTAGTGTTTGGTACAATCTTCAAAAGCCTAAAGAACTCGAAGGCGACGAGGACATTAAATTTAGTACTAAACTGAATTTTCGAATCTCTTTGGATGGAGGGTATCATGTTCTGGATGAGGCAACTCACTATAGTAGCGATCTAAGGCCGTCGTCTAAGTATTTGAACAAACCAAGTATCGGTGTTTTGGAATTAGGAATCTTGAATGCGGTTGGACTATCTCCGATGAAGAAGGATCGAACTGACGCGTATTGTGTAGCGAAATATGGTCCAAAGTGGGTGAGAACAAGGACTATTGTTGATAGTTTTTCGCCGAGATGGAATGAGCAATATACTTGGGAAGTTTATGATCCTTGCACCGTTATCACGATTGTCGTGTTTGATAATGGAAACTTACATGCAGGAGGGAAAAATGGAGACGGAGGAGTCGATAAGAGAATCGGTAAGGTAAGGATTAGGCTTTCGACACTCGGAAGTGATAGAATCTATACTCATTTTTATCCACTTATAAACTTGCATACTCAAGGAGCACGAAAAATGGGAGAAATTCAATTGGCAGTGAGATTTTCTTGTCCTTCTTTGTTGAATGTTTTGCAAACCTATACTCAACCTTTGCTCCCGAAAATGCACTACGTATGTCCGTTGTCGATGTTTCAGCTCGATAGTTTACGAAACCAGGCTGCAGCGATCACGATAATGAGGTTCAGAAGAGCCGAACCGCCTCTTAGTAAAGAGGTAGTTGAGTTCATGCTAGATATGAGAGCAAATGTATGGAGCATGAGGAGAGGAAGAGCTCAGTTTTACAGGATCGCGAGTCTTCTCAGCGGTTTAGTCTGGTTTATCAAAAAATTCGAGGAGATTCGCAGTTGGAAGAGTTCGTTTACAACGATAGCTAGTTATATCATGTTTCTCTTTATCATTTACAAGCCAGGAGTTATTTTGCCATTCATGTTTACCATCTTATTCTTTAACGGAATTTTGAACTTCCGAATTAG CGGCGGAAATCTTCAGAAAAGGTACGACAGATTGCGTGGCATTTCGGGAAGAGTGCTTGCTGTGATGGGCGATTTGGCAACCCAAGGAGAGAGAGTGCAGGCCCTTATCAGCTGGAGGGATCCAAGAGCAACAGCATTGTTCCTGATTTTCTGTGTGGTTGCTATGATTTTGACTTTTGTCATTTCTTTTCGCATTATTGTCTTCCTTTCGGTTACTTATGTGTTAAGACCTCCAAGGTTTCGCTTCGATTTGCCAGCTTTTCCGCAAAACTTCCTCAGGAGGATGCCTGCAAAATCAGATGGCATGTTATGA
- the LOC131640781 gene encoding uncharacterized protein LOC131640781, whose translation MAPPQYIINAHVFGETYDNEEVGFLFRNTEVKRFCLSRKENFSYFKGRLETKLAMGGVSQIFYQYRFLRGDNPVKFIQVEIKDDEDMQNMFANHEYSGYECIELYVTLPEVQPTQMVESQVIDALGDEQAEVDVVDEEEEAPEIEVDNLVNEESEDEPEVIVPRDQVHMPPAHMRNLNFDGDDEPSTDIFYDPYTQTDQRLKVGDRFRSKEGCIMAIKRFHMANNVDFRVDRANVERYKIYCRNTDCGFRLHASYRKRSDSWVIGYISQDHTCVNTNVSQDHRKLSYDIICQEILPLVEKDPSLKVKTIISHIVATYNYTPSYRKAWLAKTKAIEVVYGNWEDLYKRLPHFLYALQIYAPGTVTILETLPAQSPDGTSLQGNVIFHRLFWAFRPCVQGFSYCKPILQIDGTWLYGKYKGTMLMVVAQDGNSNIFPVAFALVEGETAGGWGFFLRNLRTHVAPNLDFA comes from the coding sequence ATGGCCCCTCCACAATACATTATCAACGCTCATGTTTTTGGCGAGACATATGACAACGAAGAAGTTGGTTTTCTGTTTAGAAACACTGAGGTTAAACGATTTTGTTTAAGCAGAAAAGAAAATTTCAGTTACTTCAAAGGGAGATTAGAGACGAAGCTTGCAATGGGTGGTGTATCCCAGATTTTTTACCAATATCGATTTCTTCGTGGAGACAACCCGGTCAAGTTTATCCAAGTTGAGATCAAAGACGATGAAGACATGCAGAATATGTTTGCCAATCATGAGTATTCTGGTTACGAATGCATAGAACTGTATGTTACTCTACCAGAAGTTCAACCCACACAAATGGTTGAGTCACAAGTCATTGATGCACTTGGAGACGAGCAAGCAGAGGTCGACGttgtagatgaagaagaagaagcaccggaAATAGAAGTTGATAACCTGGTCAACGAGGAAAGTGAGGATGAACCGGAAGTTATTGTACCACGAGATCAAGTGCATATGCCTCCAGCGCACATGAGGAACCTGAATTTTGATGGGGATGACGAACCATCGACTGATATTTTCTATGATCCATACACCCAAACAGATCAACGGTTAAAAGTAGGAGACAGATTTCGTTCTAAGGAGGGATGTATCATGGCCATAAAAAGATTTCATATGGCAAACAATGTTGATTTTAGAGTTGATCGCGCCAATGTCGAAAGGTACAAAATTTACTGTAGAAACACTGattgtggattcaggttgcatgcatcatacaggaAGAGAAGTGACTCATGGGTTATAGGATATATTTCCCAAGATCACACATGTGTTAACACAAATGTTTCACAAGATCACCGTAAGCTAAGTTATGACATCATTTGTCAAGAAATCTTGCCTCTAGTTGAAAAAGATCCATCGTTAAAGGTGAAAACGATAATCTCTCATATCGTTGCAACGTACAACTACACTCCGTCTTATAGAAAGGCGTGGCTAGCGAAGACCAAGGCGATCGAAGTTGTGTATGGAAATTGGGAGGATTTGTATAAACGACTCCCACATTTCTTATATGCGCTTCAAATTTATGCTCCTGGAACTGTTACTATTTTAGAGACCCTTCCGGCGCAATCTCCAGACGGAACGTCACTTCAAGGAAATGTGATATTCCACAGGCTCTTCTGGGCTTTCCGCCCATGTGTACAAGGATTTTCATATtgcaaaccaattcttcaaatagaTGGAACTTGGTTGTACGGAAAATATAAAGGCACCATGTTGATGGTTGTGGCTCAAGACGGAAATAGTAACATCTTTCCTGTTGCTTTCGCTCTTGTGGAAGGAGAAACTGCTGgaggttggggtttctttctcaGAAATCTTCGGACACACGTTGCCCCCAACCTGGACTTTGCTTGA
- the LOC131640779 gene encoding FT-interacting protein 1-like, producing the protein MQPRISIKRRPGGNANNQVAMQSMNPQVQNLHHPGSHHDEDYNLRDTSPQLGERWPNGGTGRGWMSGGERSTSTYDLVEQMFYLYVRVVKAKNLSTNSLTSSCDPYVEVRLGNYKGRTKHIDKKSNPEWNQVYAFSKDQIQSSVLEVIVKDKETVGRDDHIGRVVFDLNEVPTRVPPDSPLAPQWYRLEDRRGDGKVRGDIMLAVWNGTQADEAFSDAWHSDAATVYGEGLFNIRSKVYVSPKLWYLRVNVIEAQDVISSDRNRRPEVFIKAQMGSQVLGTKVCPTSTPIWNEDLIFVAAEPFEEQLTITMEDRVHGSKDEVLGKIILPLTLFEKRLDHRPVHSRWFNLEKYGFGMMEGDRRNEVKFSSKIHMRICLEGGYHVLDESTLYASDHRPTARQLWKQPIGMLEVGILGAQKLLPMKMNNSRGSTDAYCVAKYGQKWIRTRTILDTFSPKWNEQYTWEVYDPCTVITLGVFDNCHLGGAGEKEREKAPRDSRIGKVRIRLSTLEANRIYTNSYPLLVLHQHGVKKMGELQLAIRFTTLSLANMVYIYGQPLLPKMHYLSPFTVNQVENLRYQAMNIVATRLGRAEPPLRKEVVEYMLDVDSHMWSMRRSKANFFRIMSLFSSVITTGKWFNQVCNWKNPVTSVLVHVLFFILILYPELILPTIFLYMFLIGLWNYRFRPRNPTHMDTKLSWAEGVNIDELDEEFDTFPTSKPHDVVRMRYDRLRSVAGRIQTVVGDIATQGERFHSLLSWRDTRATSLFIVFSLCSAVILYATPPRVVALAAGLYFLRHPKFRSKMPSVPSNFFKRLPAQTDSML; encoded by the exons ATGCAGCCAAGGATTTCAATAAAGAGAAGGCCAGGAGGCAATGCTAATAATCAAGTTGCAATGCAATCAATGAACCCTCAAGTTCAAAACCTCCATCATCCTGGTAGTCATCATGATGAGGACTACAATCTAAGGGACACGAGTCCGCAGCTCGGTGAACGATGGCCTAATGGTGGAACTGGAAGAGGATGGATGAGTGGTGGCGAAAGATCGACAAGCACGTATGATCTAGTTGAGCAGATGTTTTATTTGTATGTTCGTGTTGTGAAAGCGAAGAATCTCTCCACGAATAGTCTCACCTCGAGCTGTGATCCTTATGTTGAAGTGAGGCTAGGGAACTATAAAGGAAGAACGAAGCATATCGATAAGAAATCGAATCCGGAGTGGAATCAAGTCTATGCATTTTCCAAAGATCAAATTCAGTCTTCGGTTTTGGAAGTGATTGTGAAAGATAAAGAAACAGTTGGCAGAGATGATCACATTGGAAGAGTAGTTTTCGACCTCAACGAAGTTCCAACTCGAGTTCCACCGGACAGTCCATTGGCTCCTCAATGGTATAGACTTGAAGACAGAAGAGGAGACGGAAAGGTTCGAGGGGATATCATGCTTGCGGTTTGGAATGGAACACAAGCTGATGAAGCTTTCTCAGATGCTTGGCATTCTGATGCTGCAACTGTGTATGGAGAAGGTCTTTTCAATATCAGATCAAAGGTTTACGTGTCTCCGAAACTTTGGTATCTACGGGTTAACGTGATTGAAGCGCAAGACGTGATATCGAGCGATAGAAACCGCAGGCCAGAGGTTTTTATCAAAGCTCAGATGGGAAGCCAAGTACTAGGAACTAAG GTATGTCCAACTTCTACACCAATTTGGAATGAAGATTTGATTTTTGTGGCGGCTGAGCCATTTGAGGAGCAATTGACGATTACCATGGAGGATCGCGTGCACGGCTCAAAAGATGAGGTACTTGGAAAGATAATCTTGCCATTGACACTCTTCGAGAAGCGGCTAGACCATAGGCCGGTTCATTCTCGATGGTTCAATCTCGAGAAATACGGTTTTGGAATGATGGAAGGCGATAGAAGAAATGAGGTTAAATTTTCGAGTAAGATTCACATGAGAATTTGCCTCGAAGGTGGATACCATGTTTTGGACGAATCGACTTTGTATGCTAGTGATCATCGACCAACTGCTAGACAACTATGGAAGCAACCAATTGGTATGCTTGAAGTAGGGATCTTAGGAGCACAAAAGCTTCTTCCAATGAAGATGAACAATAGCCGTGGGAGCACGGATGCATATTGTGTAGCCAAGTATGGTCAGAAATGGATCAGAACTAGAACGATTCTCGATACGTTTAGTCCTAAATGGAATGAACAATACACATGGGAAGTTTATGATCCTTGCACTGTGATAACACTAGGAGTTTTTGATAATTGCCATCTAGGCGGTGCAGgcgaaaaagaaagagaaaaagctcCTAgagattcaagaattggaaaggTAAGGATTAGGCTCTCAACATTAGAAGCTAATAGGATTTACACAAACTCTTATCCACTTCTTGTTTTGCATCAACATGGTGTCAAAAAAATGGGGGAGCTTCAACTAGCAATAAGGTTCACTACTCTCTCATTAGCCAACATGGTTTATATTTATGGACAACCTTTGCTTCCCAAGATGCATTATTTAAGTCCTTTCACTGTTAACCAAGTTGAAAATTTACGGTACCAAGCGATGAATATCGTTGCTACGAGGCTTGGTCGAGCCGAACCTCCTCTAAGGAAGGAAGTAGTTGAATACATGTTGGATGTTGATTCTCATATGTGGAGCATGAGAAGAAGCAAAGCGAACTTTTTTCGCATTATGTCGCTTTTCTCTAGCGTGATCACAACAGGGAAATGGTTCAACCAAGTTTGCAATTGGAAGAATCCGGTCACTTCGGTTCTAGTTCACGTTCTGTTTTTTATACTGATTTTgtatccagaattgattcttccGACGATATTTCTCTACATGTTCTTGATTGGTTTATGGAACTATCGGTTCCGTCCGAGAAATCCAACTCATATGGATACTAAACTCTCTTGGGCCGAAGGAGTAAACATCGACGAACTTGATGAAGAGTTTGATACATTTCCAACTTCTAAACCTCATGATGTTGTGAGAATGAGGTACGATAGGCTTCGAAGTGTTGCGGGAAGGATTCAAACTGTTGTCGGAGACATAGCTACACAAGGAGAGAGGTTTCATTCTCTACTGAGTTGGAGAGATACAAGAGCAACTAGTCTCTTTATAGTGTTCAGCTTATGTTCTGCGGTGATTCTCTACGCAACGCCACCAAGGGTGGTGGCTCTGGCTGCTGGTTTGTACTTTTTACGACATCCGAAGTTTCGAAGCAAGATGCCTTCTGTTCCAAGCAATTTCTTCAAGAGGCTACCAGCTCAAACTGATAGCATGCTATGa